In Thunnus thynnus chromosome 4, fThuThy2.1, whole genome shotgun sequence, a genomic segment contains:
- the nucks1a gene encoding nuclear ubiquitous casein and cyclin-dependent kinase substrate 1a — protein MSRPVRNRKVVNYSQFNESDDADEEYGDDKPKKVRAAPREPKHKRSKNSQDDSEDSDEKLSKSKNDSADDFGSDEEDNDFGEEEDEDGGSDYEEKRGKKGKKAKVEKPTKRTPKRKRAADDSDDDREVSRKRTVRQAASKAVSKQREILLGDGGSEDEEREDQEEPYMDPDESGSDEDFMVEDDDDSDYGHSKKRGKKVIRRGRPEKKEKKSPKPRLKATVTPSPMKGKGKGRPSAKALEKSSPKEEEEEDPESPLEEEEEEAEKKETSPTPKTTKEAAGGEEEEEDEEEEDGSEEEAPSGED, from the exons ATGTCAAGACCAGTGAG GAACAGGAAAGTGGTGAACTACTCACAATTCAACGAGTCTGACGATGCAG ATGAGGAGTATGGTGATGATAAGCCTAAGAAGGTGCGCGCAGCCCCTCGTGAGCCAAAGCACAAGCGCTCAAAGAACTCACAGGATGACAG CGaggactctgatgaaaagctctCCAAATCCAAAAATGATTCAGCCG ATGACTTTGGCAGCGATGAGGAAGACAACGACTtcggagaggaggaggatgaagacgGAGGAAGCGACTACgaagaaaaaagagggaaaaagggaaagaaagcCAAGGTGGAGAAGCCTACCAAGAGGACGCCGAAGAGAAAACGGGCTGCAG aTGACAGCGACGACGACAGGGAAGTGAGTCGAAAGCGTACAGTGCGCCAGGCGGCCTCCAAGGCTGTGTCCAAACAGAGGGAGATCCTGCTGGGCGACGGAGGCAGCGAGGATGAGGAGCGCGAAGACCAAGAGGAGCCCTACATGGACC CCGACGAGTCCGGCAGCGACGAGGACTTCATGgtggaggatgatgatgacagtgacTACGGTCACTCCAAGAAGAGAGGCAAGAAGGTGATCCGACGGGGACGGCcggaaaagaaggagaagaaatcCCCCAAACCCCGACTAAAGGCCACAG TGACCCCCAGCCCAATGAAAGGCAAGGGGAAAGGGCGCCCCAGCGCCAAGGCCCTGGAGAAGAGCTCAcccaaagaggaggaagaggaggacccTGAGAGTCccctggaggaggaagaggaggaggcagagaagaaggagaCCTCCCCCACCCCCAAGACGACGAAGGAGGCCgcaggaggggaggaagaggaagaagatgaagaggaggaggacggctCAGAAGAGGAGGCACCCTCTGGAGAAGACTAG